The Salinibaculum sp. SYNS191 genome has a window encoding:
- a CDS encoding DUF7139 domain-containing protein has translation MPSLDEAYDRRTFTERNPRRVAGGLAVGAAGAIAVLAAILLVAVGGDAVAAKAQAGVLAGLGIPALLLSVVFVLPASTRKRVGVVAGSALTVVGVWLFWHAYPGRWTRTADSMAFETVMLYAVGAAVALWFVFSALATFRLRNNPAGTVELEVVRHGETKTVEVSRDRYRDIVSDGGDVSQVIEELEK, from the coding sequence ATGCCGAGTCTCGACGAGGCCTACGACCGGCGGACGTTCACGGAGCGCAACCCGCGACGGGTCGCCGGCGGACTCGCCGTCGGCGCGGCGGGTGCCATCGCCGTCCTCGCCGCCATCCTCCTCGTCGCGGTGGGCGGCGACGCCGTCGCCGCGAAGGCCCAGGCGGGCGTTCTCGCCGGTCTGGGCATCCCCGCGTTGCTCCTGTCCGTCGTCTTCGTTCTGCCCGCGAGCACGCGCAAGCGCGTCGGCGTGGTCGCGGGGTCCGCGCTGACCGTCGTCGGCGTCTGGCTGTTCTGGCACGCCTACCCCGGCCGGTGGACCCGCACCGCCGACTCGATGGCCTTCGAGACGGTCATGCTCTACGCGGTCGGCGCTGCCGTGGCGCTGTGGTTCGTCTTCTCCGCGCTCGCCACGTTCCGCCTGCGGAACAACCCCGCGGGCACCGTCGAACTCGAAGTCGTCCGCCACGGCGAGACGAAGACGGTGGAGGTCAGCCGCGACCGCTACCGGGACATCGTCAGCGACGGCGGGGACGTCAGTCAGGTCATCGAGGAACTGGAGAAGTAG
- the priL gene encoding DNA primase regulatory subunit PriL — MKPLHARYPFLAAARRAVQEAGVDLAAVVADEEAVVQRALGRIEGSLQGSSVGEPHRRPRVELLSYPVARVLVSLVDEHVLTRKYARAEAATAHERFTEEVREETELKSTRTESLSLDALLREFDLAGAVRETPDGYRIGVGTYLEHAADQRDDGWRLVNRDLADGEVPLSGEELLLLVRQAVQHRVEDGLPLDVPDVIGAELDEECAHIREQLADLDLTRDIDTVVPELFPPCMKSLLDRVQKGEHLEHHSRFAIASFLTSIGMDTDEIVELFQVNPGFGEEATRYQVDHIRGETSPTEYSAPSCATMQSYGDCVNMDDLCETISHPMAYYEAKLDDSEEDDIVDWRERQESESNS, encoded by the coding sequence ATGAAGCCGCTCCACGCGCGCTACCCGTTCCTCGCCGCGGCCCGCCGGGCCGTCCAGGAGGCGGGCGTCGACCTCGCGGCCGTCGTCGCCGACGAAGAGGCGGTCGTCCAGCGCGCGCTGGGCCGCATCGAGGGGTCGCTGCAGGGGAGTTCGGTCGGCGAGCCCCACCGTCGCCCGCGCGTGGAACTGCTCTCGTACCCGGTCGCGCGCGTGCTCGTCTCGCTGGTCGACGAGCACGTGCTCACCCGCAAGTACGCCCGCGCGGAGGCCGCGACGGCTCACGAGCGGTTCACCGAGGAAGTCAGAGAGGAGACCGAACTGAAGAGCACGCGGACCGAGTCGCTGTCGCTCGACGCCCTGCTCCGGGAGTTCGACCTCGCTGGAGCGGTCCGCGAGACCCCCGACGGCTACCGCATCGGGGTGGGGACCTACCTCGAACACGCGGCCGACCAGCGCGACGACGGCTGGCGACTGGTCAACCGGGACCTGGCCGACGGCGAGGTTCCCCTGTCCGGGGAGGAACTCCTCCTCCTGGTCCGGCAGGCGGTCCAGCACCGCGTCGAGGACGGCCTGCCGCTCGACGTCCCGGACGTAATCGGTGCGGAACTCGACGAGGAGTGTGCACATATCCGCGAGCAACTGGCCGACCTCGATTTGACCCGGGACATCGACACGGTCGTCCCGGAACTGTTCCCGCCGTGCATGAAGTCCCTCCTGGACCGGGTCCAGAAGGGCGAGCACCTGGAACACCACTCCCGCTTCGCCATCGCCTCCTTCCTGACGAGCATCGGGATGGACACCGACGAAATCGTGGAACTGTTCCAGGTCAACCCCGGCTTCGGCGAGGAGGCGACGCGCTACCAGGTCGACCACATCCGCGGGGAGACGAGTCCCACCGAGTACTCCGCGCCGTCGTGTGCGACGATGCAGTCCTACGGCGACTGCGTGAACATGGACGACCTCTGTGAGACCATCTCACATCCCATGGCCTACTACGAGGCGAAACTGGACGATTCCGAGGAGGACGACATCGTCGACTGGCGCGAGCGTCAGGAGTCGGAGTCGAACTCCTGA
- a CDS encoding DUF7472 family protein: protein MEIDGETVTQILIAGGAVALFIVAALGLSMAFGSHPDLQNESVQGSLNGTLAEGAVSGGSVDGAFNGTLDADLSASIERVNGTLTGTVENSNVTGRFVGEAAGTVDGTVNGTLTGTYDADTRRVTGQFDGNINGTDAGTVITETGGIAIVGVLAGFIVLMALAGFYLERQEFDSDS from the coding sequence ATGGAAATCGACGGGGAGACGGTCACGCAGATTCTCATCGCCGGCGGTGCCGTCGCTCTCTTTATCGTCGCCGCACTGGGCCTCAGCATGGCCTTCGGTAGCCATCCCGACCTCCAGAACGAGTCCGTCCAGGGCAGCCTCAACGGGACGCTCGCCGAGGGCGCGGTCTCGGGCGGGAGCGTCGACGGGGCGTTCAACGGGACGCTCGACGCCGACCTCAGCGCCAGCATCGAACGGGTCAACGGCACGCTCACCGGCACCGTCGAGAACAGCAACGTCACCGGCCGCTTCGTCGGCGAGGCCGCGGGGACGGTCGACGGGACGGTCAACGGGACACTCACCGGAACCTACGACGCCGACACCCGACGCGTCACCGGCCAGTTCGACGGGAACATCAACGGCACGGACGCGGGGACGGTCATCACCGAGACGGGCGGCATCGCGATCGTCGGCGTCCTCGCCGGCTTCATCGTCCTGATGGCGCTCGCGGGCTTCTACCTCGAACGTCAGGAGTTCGACTCCGACTCCTGA
- a CDS encoding SWIM zinc finger family protein translates to MPDSETPVTDRRVALAPDLRAMPDRAARAWAERMAVRPLGGSRYAVDSQSGATYVVDAAEGTCTCPDATIRGETCKHRRRVAIEITTHRVPPPGKRRTDCAACGTETFVDEAARPPLCDHCALDPGDVVVDRETGDRLLVRAVTGRRADEVMIQAADTTVADYPTNEGYPANDIVVEVAYLGDAIRHDEPRTYSFPLSRLQRTDDAALVDA, encoded by the coding sequence ATGCCCGATTCCGAGACTCCCGTCACGGACCGCCGCGTCGCACTCGCGCCGGACCTCCGTGCCATGCCAGACCGCGCCGCCCGCGCCTGGGCCGAGCGGATGGCCGTCCGCCCACTCGGCGGGTCGCGCTACGCCGTCGACAGCCAGAGCGGCGCGACCTACGTCGTCGACGCCGCCGAGGGGACCTGCACCTGCCCCGACGCCACCATCCGCGGCGAGACGTGCAAGCACCGCCGCCGCGTCGCCATCGAAATTACGACCCACCGGGTCCCGCCGCCGGGCAAGCGCCGCACCGACTGCGCGGCCTGTGGCACTGAGACGTTCGTCGACGAGGCCGCGCGGCCGCCGCTGTGTGACCACTGCGCACTCGACCCCGGGGACGTCGTCGTGGACCGCGAGACCGGCGACCGCCTGCTCGTCAGGGCCGTCACCGGCCGCCGCGCCGACGAGGTGATGATTCAGGCCGCGGACACGACCGTCGCCGACTACCCAACCAACGAGGGCTACCCCGCGAACGACATCGTGGTCGAGGTGGCCTACCTCGGCGACGCCATCAGACACGACGAGCCGCGGACGTACTCCTTCCCCCTGTCGCGGCTCCAGCGGACCGACGACGCGGCGCTGGTCGACGCCTGA
- a CDS encoding type 1 glutamine amidotransferase codes for MRVHYLQHVPFEPPAAIADWAAARGHDLTGTHLYDGAALPAPDDVDLLVVMGGPMGVHDVEAYPWLPAERELIRATLDAETPVFGVCLGAQQVAAALGADVASHDRREVGWFPVETTGAAAHSPLAPLVPEFPAFHWHGDAFEIPAGGTLLARTPACRNQAFLAADGLALGLQFHLEATRESVGALVEAVDGDTGTGEYVQSAEELLADDAPFAQLQSGLSAVLDAFTAGGSV; via the coding sequence ATGCGCGTTCACTACCTCCAGCACGTCCCTTTCGAGCCGCCGGCGGCCATCGCCGACTGGGCCGCCGCGCGCGGCCACGACCTGACCGGGACCCACCTCTACGACGGAGCGGCGCTGCCGGCCCCGGACGACGTCGACCTGCTGGTGGTCATGGGGGGCCCGATGGGCGTCCACGATGTCGAGGCGTATCCCTGGCTCCCCGCCGAGCGCGAGTTGATTCGGGCGACCCTGGACGCGGAGACGCCGGTGTTCGGCGTCTGTCTCGGTGCCCAGCAGGTCGCGGCCGCGCTCGGGGCCGACGTCGCCAGCCACGACCGCCGCGAGGTGGGGTGGTTTCCGGTGGAGACGACCGGTGCTGCCGCACACTCCCCGCTCGCGCCGCTGGTTCCCGAGTTCCCGGCCTTTCACTGGCACGGGGACGCGTTCGAGATTCCAGCGGGCGGGACGCTGCTGGCGCGGACGCCGGCCTGCCGCAACCAGGCCTTCCTCGCCGCCGACGGCCTGGCGCTGGGGCTGCAGTTCCACCTGGAGGCGACCCGCGAGAGCGTGGGGGCACTCGTCGAGGCCGTCGACGGCGACACCGGCACTGGCGAGTACGTCCAGTCCGCCGAGGAACTGCTGGCCGACGATGCGCCGTTCGCGCAACTACAGTCGGGGCTGTCTGCCGTTCTGGACGCCTTCACTGCGGGTGGCAGCGTCTGA
- a CDS encoding CPBP family intramembrane glutamic endopeptidase — translation MESAVQQSGSRLRLVLASFGLAVGGMVLGIVLLLGLFLAVLVPLGIQPSPTDGLVISLVLFQGIAFPGIAILYFRYKGRSLRQFVPVAIPGLRQVGIIIAAWIGALVLVLVGANVVVNLLGTEPAANAASQTAAENPEFIPFLIPLVFLLNAPGEELLFRGVIQGLLRERFSAAGAILLATASFAPIHITALIGSIEAALVTITILSIPSIVFGAVYEITDNILVPTLVHGLYNATLFVGLYFATTGG, via the coding sequence ATGGAGAGTGCTGTTCAGCAGTCGGGAAGTCGCCTCCGCCTGGTCCTCGCCTCCTTCGGCCTCGCTGTCGGCGGCATGGTCCTGGGCATCGTCCTGTTACTCGGCCTGTTCCTGGCCGTCTTGGTCCCGCTCGGCATCCAGCCCTCGCCCACCGACGGGCTGGTCATCAGCCTGGTGCTCTTCCAGGGCATCGCCTTCCCCGGCATCGCCATCCTGTATTTCAGGTACAAGGGCCGCTCGCTCCGGCAGTTCGTCCCGGTCGCAATCCCGGGGCTGCGACAGGTCGGCATCATCATCGCCGCCTGGATCGGCGCGCTGGTGCTCGTCCTCGTCGGCGCGAACGTCGTCGTGAACCTGCTGGGGACGGAACCGGCCGCCAACGCCGCCTCCCAGACCGCCGCCGAGAACCCCGAGTTCATCCCCTTCCTCATCCCGCTGGTCTTCCTGCTCAACGCACCCGGCGAGGAACTGCTCTTCCGCGGCGTCATCCAGGGGCTGCTCCGCGAGCGGTTCAGCGCCGCCGGCGCGATTCTGCTGGCGACCGCGTCGTTCGCACCCATCCACATCACCGCGCTCATCGGGAGCATCGAGGCCGCGCTGGTCACCATCACCATCCTCTCGATTCCCAGCATCGTCTTCGGGGCCGTCTACGAGATTACGGACAACATCCTCGTCCCCACGCTCGTCCACGGCCTCTACAACGCGACGCTGTTCGTCGGGCTGTACTTCGCCACGACCGGCGGGTGA
- a CDS encoding M24 family metallopeptidase: MSTRLPAREFRERLGAVRDRLAAADADAAVFFGATSIEYLTGFHHIQTERPVCLAVTAEAVELTVPRLEVERVRDNPRIDAVHSYFDYPGGEPIATVAEMLEGLDVESVRADADGAPGVMGYEGPSLSEFVDVETQDWVAGMREAKSDAEVDLIRESARWANLAHRYLADYTEPGAHPVTVSQRASMEGSRAMLDALGSEYAVRTRGDGPVHAGYISGEETALPHGHTPNERLSTGDVLVTGASANVDGYYSELERTMFVGEASDEDEHYFELMCEAQDVAIDAMGPGVPVSHVDQAVWDYFEEQGVTDLARHHVGHNIGMEGHEPPYIDRGNDAEMEPGHVYTIEPGIYTDTAGYRHSDTVAVTDDGVDVLTYFPRDFESNVIRE; encoded by the coding sequence ATGTCGACACGTCTCCCCGCTCGCGAGTTCCGCGAGCGACTCGGAGCGGTCCGCGACCGCCTCGCCGCGGCCGACGCCGACGCCGCCGTCTTCTTCGGCGCGACCAGCATCGAGTACCTGACCGGTTTCCACCACATCCAGACCGAGCGCCCGGTCTGTCTCGCCGTCACCGCCGAGGCGGTCGAACTCACCGTCCCGCGGCTGGAGGTCGAGCGCGTCCGGGACAACCCCCGCATCGACGCCGTCCACAGCTACTTTGACTACCCCGGCGGCGAGCCAATCGCGACCGTCGCGGAGATGCTAGAGGGACTGGATGTCGAGAGCGTCCGCGCCGACGCCGACGGTGCGCCGGGCGTCATGGGCTACGAGGGACCGTCGCTGTCGGAGTTCGTCGACGTGGAGACCCAGGACTGGGTGGCCGGGATGCGCGAAGCCAAGAGCGACGCGGAGGTGGACCTCATCCGCGAGTCCGCGCGCTGGGCGAACCTCGCACACCGCTATCTGGCCGACTACACCGAACCCGGCGCGCATCCGGTGACGGTCAGCCAGCGGGCGTCGATGGAGGGCTCGCGGGCGATGCTCGACGCGCTAGGGTCGGAGTACGCCGTCCGCACGCGCGGCGACGGGCCGGTCCACGCCGGCTACATCAGCGGCGAGGAGACCGCGCTTCCCCACGGCCACACGCCCAACGAACGCCTGTCGACGGGCGACGTGCTCGTCACGGGCGCGTCCGCGAACGTCGACGGCTACTACTCGGAACTGGAGCGGACGATGTTCGTCGGGGAGGCCAGCGACGAGGACGAACACTACTTCGAGTTGATGTGCGAGGCCCAGGACGTCGCCATCGACGCGATGGGGCCGGGCGTGCCGGTCAGCCACGTCGACCAGGCGGTCTGGGACTACTTCGAGGAACAGGGCGTCACCGACCTGGCCCGGCACCACGTCGGCCACAACATCGGGATGGAGGGCCACGAACCCCCCTACATCGACCGCGGCAACGACGCCGAGATGGAACCGGGCCACGTCTACACCATCGAACCCGGCATCTACACCGACACCGCGGGCTATCGCCACTCCGACACCGTGGCCGTCACCGACGACGGCGTGGACGTGCTGACCTACTTCCCGCGTGATTTCGAGTCGAACGTCATCCGCGAGTGA
- the hjc gene encoding Holliday junction resolvase Hjc has product MSNAKGDRRERELVNKLDEAGFAVMRAPASGSATERELPDVLAGNGGDFYAIEAKSSAGDPIYLDGAEIEALLYFSQNFGARARVGVRFDREDWYFFHPDDLYTTDGGNYRVKKETALADGIDFAELTGHSERVTLAEAAEQDEDDGPAVREILEAFQREDVTIDEAESMLE; this is encoded by the coding sequence ATGTCGAACGCGAAGGGCGACCGCCGCGAGCGGGAACTCGTGAACAAACTCGACGAGGCCGGCTTCGCGGTCATGCGCGCGCCCGCCAGCGGGAGCGCGACCGAGCGGGAACTCCCGGACGTGCTCGCCGGCAACGGCGGCGACTTCTACGCCATCGAGGCGAAGTCGTCGGCGGGCGACCCCATCTACCTCGACGGTGCGGAGATAGAGGCGCTGCTCTATTTCTCCCAGAACTTCGGCGCCCGCGCCCGCGTCGGCGTCCGCTTCGACCGCGAGGACTGGTACTTCTTCCACCCGGACGACCTCTACACGACCGACGGCGGCAACTACCGCGTCAAGAAGGAGACGGCGCTGGCCGACGGCATCGACTTCGCGGAACTGACCGGCCACTCCGAGCGCGTCACACTGGCCGAGGCCGCCGAACAGGACGAGGACGACGGCCCCGCTGTCCGCGAGATTCTCGAAGCGTTCCAGCGCGAGGACGTCACCATCGACGAGGCCGAGTCGATGCTGGAGTGA
- a CDS encoding LolA family protein: MTDVRGRLDRWGPLVLVVLLVAATGAVGAVVLGPPSGDAILDNVEQRYESAETVLGAATVTVENETMERTASVEYVAADGNNSRVTVTDADGRTVVVGSNGSVAWTYQPATGLTQTFDDETRVEELKARYDGRYADRMDRFTENVTVERTGTETVDGEAAYVLSIESENESITSTATLWVDRDDWTVLQSRVTSEKGTVTTQFTDTRFDVSVDESTFRAPDETGQLVDGADRERYDDFDAAQSATDLALPDLRDSYTFEGALVASYDGTATATAIYGTDAGTVYVGVTTGDEFAGAGDAEGGETVTIAGQDVTVASTQGGSIAYWTDDGTTTAVVTRGPPETAREVAETVLGA; this comes from the coding sequence ATGACAGACGTTCGCGGACGACTTGACAGGTGGGGACCGCTCGTGCTCGTCGTGCTCCTCGTCGCCGCGACGGGGGCCGTCGGGGCGGTCGTGCTCGGCCCGCCCTCGGGTGACGCCATCCTCGACAACGTCGAGCAGCGCTACGAGAGCGCCGAGACGGTCCTCGGCGCGGCGACGGTCACCGTCGAGAACGAGACGATGGAGCGGACTGCGAGCGTCGAGTACGTCGCCGCCGACGGCAACAACAGCCGCGTCACCGTCACCGACGCGGACGGCCGCACAGTGGTCGTCGGGTCCAACGGCAGCGTCGCCTGGACCTACCAGCCCGCGACCGGGCTCACGCAGACCTTCGACGACGAGACGAGAGTCGAGGAGCTGAAAGCGCGCTACGACGGCAGATACGCCGACCGGATGGACCGCTTCACGGAGAACGTGACCGTCGAGCGGACCGGCACCGAGACCGTCGACGGCGAGGCGGCGTACGTCCTCTCCATCGAGTCCGAGAACGAGTCCATCACCTCGACGGCGACGCTGTGGGTCGATCGCGACGACTGGACGGTGCTCCAGAGCCGCGTCACGAGCGAGAAGGGGACCGTCACGACGCAGTTCACCGACACCCGCTTCGACGTGAGCGTCGACGAGTCGACGTTCCGCGCGCCGGACGAGACCGGCCAGCTAGTCGACGGCGCTGACCGGGAGCGCTACGACGACTTCGATGCGGCCCAGTCGGCGACCGACCTCGCCTTGCCGGACCTCCGTGACAGCTACACCTTCGAGGGCGCGCTGGTCGCCAGCTACGACGGGACCGCGACCGCGACGGCCATCTACGGGACCGACGCCGGGACGGTCTACGTTGGCGTCACCACCGGCGACGAGTTCGCCGGCGCGGGCGACGCGGAGGGCGGCGAAACCGTCACCATCGCCGGACAGGACGTGACCGTCGCGTCGACGCAGGGCGGCTCCATCGCTTACTGGACCGACGACGGGACGACGACAGCCGTCGTGACCCGCGGGCCGCCCGAGACCGCGCGCGAGGTTGCGGAGACCGTTCTCGGCGCGTAG
- a CDS encoding ABC transporter permease yields the protein MRALELFRLSARSLRGHKLRSALTVIGIVIGIAAVVTFVTLGASLKADVVGEIDQSTANNIYVLSTPEGDQGFPNRPQAVFTDNDIETLRGVEGVRQVVPQGTVAISTLTLGNQTIARQQVTATTPEAFERATFQDGRAFEAGAAEVVINGQARTVFDRNLSVGDSLTVGLRGNGTATLTVVGVVDRTGSQLPFQSFAGQPRFYVPADRYYETTVQSPTLPGNPRQQAYPQVTVVADPATLTSTQERVAAALNGTDAEQLQPAGYALSARTSGDIADNLADLVDRLTRFVTGLALISLVVGAIGIANIMLVSVTERTREIGIMKSVGGGRRDILLLFLVEAAMLGALGALIAIPVGLAGGWVATAYADIALTLAPGWFAVAIGVGVLVGVVAGIYPAWRAARVDPIDALRYE from the coding sequence ATGCGGGCGCTGGAACTGTTCAGACTCTCCGCGCGCTCGCTGCGCGGGCACAAACTCCGCTCGGCCCTGACGGTCATCGGTATCGTCATCGGCATCGCGGCCGTCGTCACCTTCGTCACGCTCGGTGCCAGCCTGAAGGCCGACGTGGTCGGCGAAATCGACCAGTCGACGGCCAACAACATCTACGTCCTCTCGACGCCCGAGGGCGACCAGGGCTTCCCCAACCGGCCGCAGGCGGTGTTCACCGACAACGACATCGAGACCCTGCGCGGCGTCGAGGGGGTGCGACAGGTCGTCCCCCAGGGGACCGTCGCCATCAGCACGCTCACGCTCGGCAACCAGACCATCGCCAGACAGCAGGTGACCGCGACCACGCCCGAAGCCTTCGAGCGGGCGACCTTCCAGGACGGCCGCGCGTTCGAGGCCGGGGCCGCCGAGGTGGTCATCAACGGCCAGGCCCGCACCGTCTTCGACCGGAACCTCTCGGTCGGCGATAGCCTCACCGTCGGCCTGCGCGGGAACGGCACGGCGACGCTGACCGTCGTCGGCGTCGTCGACCGCACCGGCTCGCAACTCCCCTTCCAGAGCTTCGCCGGCCAGCCGCGCTTCTACGTCCCCGCCGACCGCTACTACGAGACGACAGTCCAGAGCCCGACGTTGCCCGGCAACCCGCGCCAGCAGGCCTACCCGCAGGTGACCGTCGTCGCCGACCCCGCGACGCTGACCAGCACCCAGGAACGGGTCGCGGCGGCGCTGAACGGGACCGACGCCGAGCAACTCCAGCCCGCGGGCTACGCGCTGTCGGCCCGCACCAGCGGCGACATCGCCGACAACCTCGCGGACCTCGTGGACCGGCTGACCCGCTTCGTGACCGGCCTGGCGCTCATCTCGCTGGTCGTCGGTGCCATCGGCATCGCCAACATCATGCTCGTCTCCGTCACCGAGCGCACCCGCGAAATCGGCATCATGAAGTCCGTCGGCGGCGGCCGCAGGGACATCCTCCTGCTCTTTCTCGTCGAGGCGGCGATGCTCGGCGCGCTGGGGGCGCTCATTGCCATCCCCGTCGGCCTGGCCGGCGGGTGGGTCGCGACCGCCTACGCCGACATCGCGCTGACGCTCGCGCCGGGGTGGTTCGCCGTCGCCATCGGCGTGGGCGTCCTCGTCGGCGTCGTCGCCGGCATCTACCCCGCCTGGCGGGCCGCCCGCGTCGACCCCATCGACGCCCTGCGCTACGAGTGA
- a CDS encoding ATP-dependent DNA ligase: MDYAALVAVYDRLASTQSTTEKTAILAEQLAETPQEDLPMLVRLLRGQVFAAWHSADLGVSSSLASRAVAKATGLSEDDIESDWRETGDLGDAAARAVEKQVQQSLFSDPLTVERVYDTLQSLADLDGAGSESRRVDEVAGLLSDADPDEARYVVRTALGHLRLGIGEGTVRDAIAEAFLDEPDSEAVERALQVTNDAGVVAQTAASEGRDGLDDLELAVHRPVKVMLAEKSDSIADALADAGGGGEETDDAGSDADAPDDGTVSLDAFADDGDADAGAHEGTAPLVEYKVDGFRAQVHATPEETRVFTRRLEDVTHQFPDVVAAVEDAFDADSFVLEGEVLGYDPETERPVPFQQLSRRIKRKYDVEQLAAEVPVVLYAFDLLAVDGETLLEATLSDRVAELEARLEPEDLAVERMPNRTTADADEAAAFYEDALAAGHEGVMVKNPTATYQPGKRVGYMLKVKPTMEPLDLTITRAKWSEGRRSNNLGRLYLGCRDPETDEFRDIGRLSTGFSDEQLADLTERLEDAIVAEDGRAVDLEPREVIEVAYEEIQASPEYDSGYALRFPRFEGFRDDVGLDEVDSLERVERLYEDQ, encoded by the coding sequence ATGGACTACGCCGCGCTGGTCGCCGTCTACGACCGCCTCGCCAGCACGCAGTCGACCACGGAGAAGACGGCAATCCTCGCCGAGCAACTGGCCGAGACGCCCCAGGAGGACCTGCCGATGCTCGTCCGCCTCCTCCGCGGGCAAGTCTTCGCGGCGTGGCACTCCGCCGACCTCGGCGTCTCCTCCAGCCTCGCCAGCCGCGCCGTCGCGAAGGCGACCGGTCTCTCCGAGGACGACATCGAGAGCGACTGGCGCGAGACGGGTGACCTCGGCGACGCCGCCGCCCGCGCGGTCGAGAAGCAGGTCCAGCAGTCGCTGTTCAGCGACCCGCTCACCGTCGAGCGCGTCTACGACACGCTCCAGTCGCTGGCCGACCTCGACGGCGCGGGCAGCGAGAGCCGTCGGGTCGACGAGGTGGCCGGCCTGCTGTCGGACGCCGACCCCGACGAGGCCCGCTACGTCGTCCGGACGGCGCTGGGCCACCTCCGGCTCGGCATCGGCGAAGGCACCGTCCGCGACGCCATCGCCGAGGCGTTCCTGGACGAACCCGACAGCGAGGCCGTCGAGCGCGCGCTGCAGGTGACCAACGACGCCGGCGTCGTCGCACAGACCGCCGCCAGCGAGGGAAGGGACGGCCTGGACGACCTGGAACTGGCCGTCCACCGACCGGTGAAGGTGATGCTCGCCGAGAAGTCCGACTCAATCGCCGACGCGCTGGCCGACGCCGGAGGCGGGGGCGAGGAGACTGACGACGCAGGTTCAGACGCCGACGCTCCCGACGACGGAACGGTCTCGCTGGATGCCTTCGCCGACGACGGCGATGCCGACGCTGGTGCCCACGAAGGAACCGCGCCGCTGGTGGAGTACAAGGTGGACGGCTTCCGCGCGCAGGTCCACGCGACCCCCGAGGAGACCCGCGTGTTCACCCGGCGGCTGGAGGACGTGACCCACCAGTTCCCCGACGTCGTGGCGGCCGTCGAGGACGCCTTCGACGCCGACTCGTTCGTCCTGGAGGGCGAGGTGCTGGGCTACGACCCCGAGACGGAGCGGCCCGTCCCGTTCCAGCAACTCTCCCGGCGGATCAAGCGCAAGTACGACGTCGAGCAACTCGCCGCGGAGGTCCCGGTCGTGCTGTACGCCTTCGATTTGCTCGCCGTCGACGGCGAGACGCTCCTGGAGGCGACGCTTTCCGACCGCGTCGCCGAACTGGAGGCCCGGCTGGAACCCGAGGACCTGGCCGTCGAGCGGATGCCCAACCGTACCACCGCGGACGCCGACGAGGCGGCGGCGTTCTACGAGGACGCGCTGGCCGCGGGCCACGAGGGCGTGATGGTCAAGAACCCGACGGCGACCTACCAGCCGGGCAAGCGCGTCGGCTACATGCTGAAGGTCAAGCCGACGATGGAGCCGCTGGATTTGACCATCACGCGGGCGAAGTGGAGCGAGGGACGGCGCTCGAACAACCTCGGCCGGCTGTACCTCGGCTGTCGGGACCCCGAGACGGACGAGTTCCGGGATATTGGTCGCCTCTCGACGGGCTTCTCCGACGAACAACTGGCCGATCTGACGGAGCGACTGGAGGACGCTATCGTGGCGGAGGACGGCCGGGCGGTCGACCTCGAACCCCGGGAGGTAATCGAGGTGGCCTACGAGGAGATACAGGCGTCACCGGAGTACGACTCCGGCTACGCGCTGCGCTTTCCCCGCTTCGAGGGGTTTCGCGACGACGTCGGCCTCGACGAGGTGGACTCGCTGGAACGGGTCGAGCGGCTCTACGAGGACCAGTAG